Proteins found in one Mustela lutreola isolate mMusLut2 chromosome 10, mMusLut2.pri, whole genome shotgun sequence genomic segment:
- the ZNF644 gene encoding zinc finger protein 644 isoform X4: protein MLIRQNLALDCKQKKSRSRSGSKKKMLSLPHGADEVYILRCRFCGLVFRGPLSVQEDWIKHLQRHIVNANLPRTGAGMVEVTSLLKKPASITETSFSLLMAEAAS from the exons CCTTAGATtgtaaacaaaagaaatcaaggtCAAGATCTGGAAGCAAGAAGAAGATGCTGTCATTACCTCATGGTGCTGACGAGGTTTACATTCTCCGATGCAG GTTTTGTGGCCTAGTCTTTCGTGGACCATTGTCTGTTCAGGAAGACTGGATTAAGCACTTACAACGACACATTGTAAACGCTAATCTTCCACGGACTGGAGCTGGCATGGTGGAAGTCACGTCACTACTTAAAAAGCCTGCCTCCATTACAGAAACTTCATTTTCTCTACTAATGGCAGAAGCAGCTTCATAG